Within Bradymonas sediminis, the genomic segment GCTTGGCCGGTGATCATGACCCGGCGAGCGAGCACTGAGCGGGCGTAATGCGGCGATAGTCCGCTTAAGGTTGGGGCCTCGGTGTCCTCGGCGCGGGTGATTGAGATGCGCGCTTCGCCGCGCTCACCATTGTCGGCGATGACCTCAACCGAGATGTCGTTGGCGCCGACCAGAAGCGGGATAATCGCTTCGAGCTGATAGCCACTTGTCGTGCTCGTCAGGCTGACGTCTTCGACCGGGCTGTCGTTGCGCGACACATGGTGCTCGATGAGCGCGCCGTCGAACTCGATAGCCGCCTTCAGGGGGAACTCTTGGGCGTAGAGCATCGTTTCCTCAGGGGCGTCGATCGTGACCACCGGGGCATCCGCGGCGTCTTCGAGCGCGTCCGGCGCCTCCGTTGCGTCCGATGCGTCTTCGCGCGCGGCCGGGGGCTCCGCGGTGTCATGGCTTCCCGCATCATGCGCCTCGTGGTGTGCATCGTATTTGTCGGCATCAGCATCGCCGCCACAGCCTACCAATGACGCGCTCAGTGCCGCGACAAAGATCCATCGAAATACGTTCTTGTTCCATCTCATCATCGACTCTCCGTGGGTCGTTATTGTGTTCGAATACATTACGCAAAACTTGCGTGGGGCGGCTCATATACGCGTCTGATTGGAAATGCAATTGATAATCATTATCAATTAGGTTCCATCTCCGCGGTGCAGTCAGCCGCTGGGAGGTTTCGAATCTTGGGCGGGCGTTGTAATGGTGGGGACGGGGCTCGGGCTCGCGAGTCATCCCCGACGAGTGTTCGGTGGAAATCGGAGTAGGATCATGCAGGCAAAAACAATCAATGAAGTTCTGGATTTCTGGTTCGGCGAGCTCGATCCTCAGGGGTCCGCGAGCCCCGAGATTATCGAGAGTTGGCGCCAGAAGGTGGCGGCGTTTGACCAGGAGATTCGCCGGCGTTTTGAGGGGCTCTACGAGGCCATTGTGGCCGGCGAGCGCGAGGATTGGTTGGAGACGCTCGAAGGGGTGATTGCGTATGTGGTCGTCATCGACCAGCTCTCGCGCAATATGTATCGGGGCAGCGCGAAGATGTATGCCTCGGACGCGCAGGCGCTCGGCGTGGCGCTCGACGCCATTGACCGCGGCCTCGACAAGCAGGCCGTGTTCGCCCACCG encodes:
- a CDS encoding DUF924 family protein; this translates as MQAKTINEVLDFWFGELDPQGSASPEIIESWRQKVAAFDQEIRRRFEGLYEAIVAGEREDWLETLEGVIAYVVVIDQLSRNMYRGSAKMYASDAQALGVALDAIDRGLDKQAVFAHRNFLYMPLMHSEELELQDRCVALYQAWHEEVEGAQKEEIAKRIGFANRHRDVVAQFGRFPHRNAILGRESTAEEVEFLKSPSAWF